The following coding sequences are from one Novosphingobium sp. KACC 22771 window:
- a CDS encoding response regulator transcription factor: MGTQGLRLLLIEDDGELASRLSNRLRDAGFAVDVAGSQADGEGWPDLDKIAAIILDLGLPDGNGLDLLRYWRGRRVDCPVLILTARGSWQDKVEGLNAGADDFVVKPVRFEELLARLHALLRRHVGARAQWIEAGGVRLDPVGRNAEIEGAALSLSKQEFRLLQLFVRRPGQVLSQGDILEHLYDLGAERDLNAIEVLVSRLRRKVGAGRIKTLRGLGYRFEA, from the coding sequence ATGGGGACTCAAGGCTTGCGGCTGTTGTTGATCGAGGATGACGGCGAATTGGCAAGCCGCCTGAGCAATCGCCTGCGCGATGCAGGTTTTGCCGTGGATGTCGCCGGATCGCAGGCCGATGGCGAAGGCTGGCCCGATCTGGACAAGATCGCCGCGATCATTCTCGACCTTGGCCTGCCCGATGGCAACGGGCTGGATCTGCTGCGTTACTGGCGGGGGCGGCGGGTCGATTGCCCGGTGCTGATCCTGACCGCGCGCGGCAGTTGGCAGGACAAGGTGGAGGGGCTGAACGCGGGGGCCGACGATTTCGTAGTAAAGCCCGTGAGGTTCGAGGAATTGCTGGCGCGGCTCCATGCGCTGTTGCGCCGCCATGTGGGCGCGCGGGCGCAATGGATCGAGGCGGGCGGGGTGCGGCTTGATCCGGTGGGGCGCAATGCCGAAATCGAAGGGGCGGCACTCTCGCTCTCCAAACAGGAGTTTCGCCTGCTGCAACTCTTTGTCCGCCGCCCCGGTCAGGTCTTGTCGCAGGGCGATATTCTTGAACATCTCTATGACCTTGGCGCAGAACGCGATCTGAACGCCATCGAGGTGCTGGTCAGCCGGTTGCGGCGCAAGGTGGGCGCAGGCCGGATCAAGACCCTGCGCGGGCTTGGCTACAGGTTTGAGGCATGA
- a CDS encoding sensor histidine kinase, with the protein MRRMLPPARLAAHSLRLRFLLAILLWVALGIGGIWYSATRVFTRHIEAQYHDELYGHVRELAGLVNISPDSHLSLSRPLSDPRYLEPLSGYYWQVSVHKGDRIHSASMVRGVIDEDIAHSPEIFHSIDNGPTGKTIAYGFTGFTPDGRVVHYVIAVDKRYLDQTIASFTRELTLWLTALAAALLITGYAVVLFGLRPLNRLATAIGQLREGTSARLEGAYPSEIAPLVEDLNAYIAGNEAVIDRARVEAGNLAHGLRTPLAVITDEAERLARQPESARAARALLDQAHVMVQQIDFRLARTRSAAGARASLRISHLPEAVLPILSAMRKLHPDCAFDLSAPAPVRMAIDPVDLSELVSNLLDNAGKWARRRVVLTIAEGPRIRVEDDGPGMSEDQIARACEIGSRFDADMPGSGLGLAIARDIAEAYGLRLRLSSPPGGGLVAELT; encoded by the coding sequence ATGAGGCGTATGCTGCCCCCCGCCCGATTGGCCGCGCACAGCCTGCGGCTGCGGTTCCTGCTGGCAATCCTGCTCTGGGTCGCGCTGGGCATCGGCGGCATCTGGTATTCGGCCACGCGGGTCTTTACCCGCCATATCGAGGCGCAATATCACGACGAACTTTATGGCCATGTGCGCGAACTGGCCGGATTGGTGAACATCTCGCCCGACAGCCATCTCTCGCTCTCCCGCCCCCTGTCCGATCCGCGCTACCTTGAACCGCTTTCGGGCTATTACTGGCAGGTTTCGGTGCATAAGGGCGACCGCATTCATTCCGCCTCGATGGTGCGCGGCGTAATCGACGAGGACATCGCCCACTCGCCGGAAATTTTCCATTCCATCGACAATGGCCCCACCGGCAAGACCATCGCCTATGGCTTTACCGGCTTTACGCCCGACGGGCGGGTCGTCCATTACGTCATCGCGGTGGACAAACGCTATCTGGACCAGACCATCGCCAGCTTTACCCGTGAATTGACGCTGTGGCTGACCGCGCTGGCGGCAGCTTTGCTGATTACCGGCTATGCGGTGGTGCTGTTTGGCCTGCGCCCGCTCAACCGATTGGCCACGGCCATTGGCCAATTGCGCGAGGGCACCAGCGCGCGGCTCGAAGGCGCCTATCCTTCGGAAATCGCACCTCTGGTTGAGGATTTGAACGCCTATATCGCGGGCAATGAGGCGGTGATCGACCGCGCGCGAGTCGAAGCGGGCAATCTGGCGCATGGGCTGCGCACGCCGCTGGCCGTCATCACCGACGAGGCCGAAAGGCTGGCCCGCCAGCCCGAAAGCGCAAGGGCTGCCCGCGCCCTGCTCGATCAGGCGCATGTGATGGTTCAGCAGATCGACTTTCGACTGGCGCGCACCCGTTCGGCGGCGGGCGCCCGCGCCTCGCTGCGGATCAGCCATCTGCCCGAGGCGGTGTTGCCCATCCTCTCGGCCATGCGCAAATTGCACCCCGATTGCGCCTTTGACCTGTCGGCCCCCGCGCCCGTCCGCATGGCGATTGATCCGGTAGACCTGTCCGAACTGGTCTCCAACCTGCTGGACAATGCCGGGAAATGGGCGCGCCGCCGCGTCGTGCTGACCATTGCCGAGGGGCCGCGCATCCGGGTTGAGGACGACGGCCCCGGCATGAGCGAGGACCAGATCGCACGCGCCTGCGAGATCGGCAGCCGGTTTGATGCCGACATGCCGGGCAGCGGTCTGGGCCTTGCCATTGCCCGCGACATTGCCGAGGCCTATGGTTTGCGCCTGCGGCTGTCTTCGCCGCCGGGCGGCGGGCTGGTGGCGGAACTGACATGA
- a CDS encoding CidA/LrgA family protein has translation MVRLTHASLPASVIGLALILIALHRRWLRAEQLREGAHGLLGRMLLFFVPAVPVLIDHREFFSMLGVRLMLAVGVGTVLVMTVTGVVVQLMARADD, from the coding sequence TTGGTCCGCCTCACTCATGCCTCCCTGCCTGCCAGCGTTATCGGCCTCGCGCTGATCCTGATCGCGCTGCATCGACGGTGGTTGAGGGCAGAGCAATTGCGCGAAGGAGCACATGGCCTGCTGGGACGGATGCTGCTGTTTTTTGTGCCTGCTGTGCCGGTCCTGATCGACCACCGCGAATTTTTCAGCATGCTGGGCGTCCGCCTGATGCTGGCGGTGGGCGTTGGCACGGTTTTGGTGATGACGGTGACGGGCGTCGTGGTGCAGTTGATGGCCCGCGCCGATGATTGA
- a CDS encoding LrgB family protein: MIDATATALWSALTLASFSATRLLHRRWPRWWLMPLITTPLIIASILLAFHVPYPAYRAGAGWLLWMLGPAVTAFAVPIYDQRAMIRRYWRPLLAGMVAGSATSFLSGWVLAGVLGIDGPLRLSLLPRSVSTPFAMAISAEIGGMPDLTAVFVIATGILGALLGEAAVMRGAPSSPTAQGAMIGVAAHAIGTAQVQPRHPHVGAVAGLAMVLTGLLNLALAPLVLWFLHR; this comes from the coding sequence ATGATTGATGCGACCGCCACCGCCCTGTGGTCCGCGCTCACGCTGGCCAGTTTTTCCGCCACGCGCTTGCTCCATAGGCGCTGGCCGCGCTGGTGGCTGATGCCGCTGATCACGACGCCTTTGATTATAGCATCCATCCTATTGGCCTTTCACGTCCCCTACCCCGCCTATCGGGCCGGTGCAGGCTGGCTATTGTGGATGCTGGGCCCGGCGGTCACTGCCTTTGCCGTGCCGATCTATGATCAGCGCGCGATGATCCGCCGCTATTGGCGCCCGCTGCTCGCCGGCATGGTCGCGGGCAGCGCAACCTCTTTCCTCTCCGGCTGGGTGCTGGCCGGGGTGCTGGGCATTGACGGGCCGCTGCGCCTGTCGCTGCTGCCCCGTTCGGTCAGCACGCCTTTTGCCATGGCGATTTCGGCGGAAATCGGCGGCATGCCTGATCTTACCGCCGTTTTCGTGATCGCCACCGGCATCCTTGGCGCGCTGCTGGGCGAAGCGGCGGTGATGCGCGGCGCCCCCTCAAGCCCGACGGCGCAGGGGGCGATGATTGGCGTTGCCGCCCATGCCATCGGCACCGCGCAGGTTCAGCCGCGCCACCCGCATGTTGGCGCGGTGGCCGGGCTGGCGATGGTGCTGACCGGGCTGCTCAATCTGGCGCTCGCGCCCTTGGTTCTCTGGTTTCTGCACCGTTAA
- a CDS encoding PilZ domain-containing protein, giving the protein MNNKIYQGFGNSGSGGQGGREDNQRVDITAICEVRQGMAEWRRVTLDELSPGGFRINRYGEADPSQPLRIRIPGLQMLSARVVWQKDGAIGCAFAAPLHDAVFAHITRNLTR; this is encoded by the coding sequence GTGAATAATAAAATTTATCAGGGTTTTGGAAATTCAGGCTCGGGCGGTCAGGGCGGTCGGGAGGACAATCAGCGGGTCGATATCACCGCCATTTGCGAAGTGCGACAAGGCATGGCCGAATGGCGCCGTGTCACACTCGACGAACTTTCGCCCGGCGGCTTTCGCATCAACCGCTATGGCGAGGCCGACCCCAGCCAGCCCCTGCGCATCCGCATTCCGGGGCTGCAGATGCTTTCTGCGCGCGTGGTTTGGCAAAAGGATGGCGCGATTGGCTGTGCCTTCGCCGCCCCTTTGCATGACGCCGTGTTTGCCCATATCACGCGCAATCTGACGCGCTGA
- the lpdA gene encoding dihydrolipoyl dehydrogenase, translating to MAEAYDVIVLGSGPGGYVAAIRAAQLGLKTAIVERENLGGICLNWGCIPTKALLRSAEVFHQMQHAKAYGLSATGVAADLAAVVARSRGVAKQLNQGVTHLMKKNKVAVHMGNGKLLAPGKLEVTGEKGTETLTAKHIIVATGARARDLPFAPADGNRIWTYRHAMTPKEMPTKLLVIGSGAIGIEFASFYNDLGAEVTVVEMADRIVPAEDADVSAFLEKSLTKQGFKIRTKTGLEGLVADAKGVKAKIKAPDGKVTEEEFSHVIVAVGVVANTENIGLETLGIPTDRGIINTDPYGRTNVKGVWAIGDVTPGPWLAHKASHEGVTAAEAIAKELGNKEVHPHALDRRNIPGCTYCHPQVASVGLTEAKAKEAGYTLKVGNFPFIGNGKAIALGEPEGFIKTVFDAKTGELLGAHMIGAEVTELIQGYVVGKTLETTEQELMNTVFPHPTLSEMMHEATLAAYGRAIHI from the coding sequence GTGGCTGAAGCGTATGATGTGATTGTTCTGGGTTCGGGCCCCGGTGGCTATGTCGCGGCGATCCGCGCGGCCCAACTGGGTCTCAAGACCGCGATTGTCGAACGCGAAAATCTGGGCGGCATCTGCCTCAACTGGGGCTGTATCCCGACCAAGGCCCTGCTGCGCAGCGCCGAGGTGTTTCACCAGATGCAGCATGCCAAGGCTTACGGCCTGTCGGCCACGGGCGTTGCCGCCGATCTGGCCGCGGTGGTTGCCCGTTCGCGCGGCGTGGCCAAGCAGCTTAATCAGGGCGTGACGCATCTGATGAAGAAGAACAAGGTTGCCGTCCATATGGGCAATGGCAAGCTGCTGGCTCCCGGCAAGCTGGAAGTGACCGGCGAGAAGGGCACCGAAACGCTGACCGCCAAGCACATCATCGTGGCGACCGGCGCGCGTGCGCGTGATCTGCCTTTTGCGCCTGCGGATGGCAATCGCATCTGGACCTATCGCCATGCGATGACGCCCAAGGAAATGCCGACCAAACTGCTGGTCATCGGTTCGGGCGCCATTGGCATCGAATTTGCCAGCTTCTACAACGATCTGGGCGCGGAAGTGACCGTGGTCGAAATGGCCGACCGCATCGTGCCCGCAGAGGACGCCGATGTCTCGGCCTTCCTTGAAAAGTCGCTGACCAAGCAGGGGTTCAAGATCCGTACCAAGACGGGTCTGGAAGGACTGGTTGCGGACGCCAAGGGCGTGAAGGCCAAGATCAAGGCTCCCGACGGCAAGGTGACCGAGGAAGAGTTCAGCCATGTGATCGTGGCCGTGGGCGTTGTCGCCAATACCGAGAACATCGGTCTGGAAACTCTGGGTATTCCGACCGATCGCGGCATCATCAACACTGACCCCTATGGTCGCACCAACGTCAAGGGCGTGTGGGCCATCGGCGACGTTACGCCCGGCCCCTGGCTGGCGCACAAGGCCAGCCATGAGGGCGTGACGGCGGCCGAAGCCATCGCCAAGGAACTGGGCAACAAGGAGGTGCATCCGCACGCTCTGGACCGCCGCAACATTCCGGGCTGCACCTATTGCCACCCGCAGGTGGCCAGCGTCGGCCTGACCGAGGCCAAGGCCAAGGAAGCCGGTTACACGCTGAAAGTCGGCAATTTCCCCTTCATCGGCAATGGCAAGGCTATCGCGCTGGGTGAGCCGGAAGGCTTCATCAAGACGGTGTTTGACGCCAAGACCGGCGAATTGCTGGGCGCGCACATGATCGGCGCGGAAGTGACCGAGCTGATTCAGGGCTATGTTGTGGGCAAGACGCTGGAAACCACCGAGCAGGAATTGATGAACACGGTCTTCCCGCATCCGACCCTGTCGGAAATGATGCATGAGGCGACGCTGGCCGCCTATGGCCGGGCGATCCATATCTGA
- a CDS encoding acyl-CoA thioesterase: protein MPADANAYGDIFGGWLLCQMDMGAGLLAARHSRGRAVTIAMDGVQFLKPVKVGDEVSVYGEIRKVGRSSMTIAIEAWRRDRFQHEAQKVTEASFTFVAVDDAGRPRPVVQE from the coding sequence ATGCCCGCCGATGCCAACGCCTATGGCGATATTTTCGGCGGGTGGCTGCTGTGTCAGATGGACATGGGGGCAGGGCTGCTGGCCGCGCGCCATTCGCGCGGCCGGGCCGTGACCATCGCTATGGACGGCGTGCAGTTCCTCAAGCCGGTGAAGGTCGGCGATGAGGTTTCGGTCTATGGCGAAATCCGCAAGGTGGGCCGCTCCTCGATGACGATTGCCATCGAGGCATGGCGGCGCGACCGTTTTCAACACGAGGCGCAAAAGGTGACCGAAGCGAGCTTCACCTTTGTGGCTGTCGATGACGCCGGGCGGCCCCGCCCGGTGGTTCAGGAGTAA
- a CDS encoding pyruvate dehydrogenase complex dihydrolipoamide acetyltransferase encodes MPISIKMPALSPTMEQGKLARWLVKVGDTVSAGDIMAEIETDKATMEFEAVDEGTIVAIEIAEGTDNVKVGTVIAQLAGEGEDASAPVAKPAAAPAPVAAAPAAAAPAPVAAAPAAAPVKTGDRVIASPLAKRIAAQKGVDLAAVKGTGPNGRIVKADVEGAQPGAAAPVAAAAPVAAAAPVAAPAPVAAPAPSAPAALPDFGIPHEDLPLSTMRKTIARRLTESKQQVPHIYLTVDIRLDALLKLRAELNSALAGRKVKLSVNDMLIKALGVALTQVPQCNVAFAGDTLRQYARADVSVAVSIPNGLITPIVTDAAGKGLAAISTTMADLGKRAKEGKLAPNEFIGGTASLSNMGMMGIKQFEAVINPPQGMIMAIGAGEKRPWVLEDGSLGVATAMCATGSFDHRAIDGADGAQLMAAFRELVENPLGLLA; translated from the coding sequence ATGCCGATCTCGATCAAGATGCCCGCTCTGTCTCCCACGATGGAGCAGGGGAAACTGGCCCGCTGGCTGGTTAAAGTTGGTGATACGGTTAGCGCTGGCGATATCATGGCCGAGATTGAAACCGATAAGGCGACAATGGAATTCGAAGCGGTGGATGAAGGCACGATTGTCGCCATCGAAATCGCCGAAGGCACCGACAATGTGAAGGTCGGCACCGTGATTGCCCAGCTGGCCGGTGAAGGCGAAGATGCCTCGGCCCCGGTGGCCAAGCCGGCTGCTGCGCCCGCGCCCGTGGCGGCGGCCCCTGCCGCTGCTGCTCCCGCTCCTGTCGCGGCCGCCCCGGCTGCTGCTCCGGTCAAGACCGGCGACCGCGTGATCGCCTCGCCGCTGGCCAAGCGGATTGCGGCGCAAAAGGGTGTTGATCTGGCCGCCGTCAAGGGCACCGGCCCCAACGGCCGCATCGTCAAGGCCGACGTCGAGGGCGCGCAGCCCGGCGCGGCGGCTCCTGTTGCGGCGGCGGCTCCTGTTGCGGCGGCGGCTCCGGTTGCTGCGCCCGCGCCTGTGGCGGCTCCGGCTCCCTCGGCGCCTGCCGCTCTGCCCGACTTTGGCATCCCGCATGAGGATCTGCCGCTCTCGACCATGCGCAAGACGATTGCGCGCCGCCTGACCGAATCCAAGCAGCAGGTGCCGCATATCTACCTCACGGTGGATATCCGCCTCGATGCGCTGCTCAAGCTGCGCGCAGAGCTGAATTCGGCGCTGGCCGGACGCAAGGTCAAGCTGTCGGTCAATGACATGCTGATCAAGGCGCTGGGCGTTGCCCTGACGCAGGTGCCCCAGTGCAATGTCGCCTTTGCGGGCGATACGCTGCGCCAATATGCCCGCGCCGACGTTTCGGTGGCGGTGTCGATCCCCAATGGCCTGATCACGCCGATCGTGACGGATGCCGCGGGCAAGGGTCTGGCCGCGATCAGCACCACCATGGCCGACCTTGGCAAGCGCGCCAAGGAAGGCAAGCTGGCCCCCAACGAGTTCATCGGCGGCACCGCTAGCCTGTCGAACATGGGCATGATGGGCATCAAGCAGTTCGAAGCCGTCATCAATCCGCCGCAGGGCATGATCATGGCCATCGGCGCCGGTGAAAAGCGCCCTTGGGTGCTGGAAGACGGCAGCCTGGGCGTGGCCACGGCCATGTGCGCCACGGGCAGCTTTGACCACCGCGCCATCGACGGCGCCGATGGCGCGCAGCTGATGGCCGCCTTCCGCGAACTGGTCGAAAATCCGCTGGGCCTGCTGGCCTGA
- a CDS encoding universal stress protein: MRVYLVIVDESDEARVALRFATRRAIKTQGQVHILALVPPQPFSAFGGIQATIEEEARARAETIAAAAAGSVLSQAGHMPVIAVVSGDPVKAVREYLSQHSEVAALVLGAPAGGGASGAGQGPLIGHFTGAGLGALSCPLFIVPGGMDEAEIDRLS, translated from the coding sequence ATGCGTGTCTATCTGGTGATCGTGGATGAAAGTGACGAGGCGCGCGTGGCCCTGCGCTTTGCCACAAGACGCGCGATCAAGACGCAGGGACAGGTCCATATTCTCGCGCTGGTGCCGCCCCAGCCCTTTTCGGCCTTTGGCGGCATTCAGGCCACCATCGAGGAGGAAGCCCGCGCGCGCGCCGAAACCATCGCCGCCGCCGCCGCAGGCAGCGTGCTCTCGCAGGCGGGCCACATGCCGGTGATCGCGGTTGTCTCGGGCGATCCGGTCAAGGCGGTGCGCGAATATCTCTCGCAACACAGCGAAGTAGCCGCGCTCGTGCTGGGCGCGCCTGCGGGCGGCGGGGCATCGGGCGCAGGCCAGGGGCCGCTGATCGGCCACTTCACCGGCGCCGGGCTGGGCGCCCTGTCCTGCCCCCTCTTCATCGTGCCCGGCGGCATGGATGAGGCCGAGATCGACCGCCTGAGTTAA
- a CDS encoding ribonuclease R family protein has protein sequence MPSRQQVLDFIANAADEVGKREIAKAFGLKGAEKIELKALLKDMAEEGLIDGKRTAYHRMGGVPKVTVLRVVGVEDGLPIAVPDKWEADEAGAPPRLTVVEQRVAQKKGPQMRGVGALKPGDRILSRTEETPEGWLAFPMKKLPSDAEAIMGVVEIDGAGKGWLAPIDKRERHAVQISDLGGAVEGQLVMAEPAGRSPRAGVRVVAVLGDPLAPKSFSLIAIHKHGLPHIFSSEVIAEAELSARQPLSQEQREDLTHLPIVAIDPVDARDHDDAIWAEPDGEGGWRAVVAIADVSFYVRPGGALDREARKRGNSVYFPDRVVPMLPEVLSADVCSLKAGAPRAAMACHLTLDAEGRMTSFRFTRAIVRIAEVIAYEEAQRRIDAGEAEAHLVNLWGAWGALTKARVARDPLELDLPERRVVLDEMGRVAQVAVRERLDAHRVVEDFMIAANVAAAKALESKTAPVVYRIHEPPNREKLIALKDYLATFERKLSLGQVITPALFNRMLKGIDDEVEKALIMEAVLRSQTQAYYGPRNAGHFGLGLGSYAHFTSPIRRYSDLLVHRALVDAFHLEQPAPSGDLPALSGLHGRDRSDLARICDAISTAERRAMVAERETVDRYVAAWLSMHVGEMFDCRITGVQRFGLFATIIGLGGDGLVPVSVLGDERFHHDEKGQRMVGESTGTVFAIGDRVRLRLAEANALTGALKFEPEDGQGRIEKRGSVPLPDKAGLKRRGSHLVGHRGRPANIRHQGKRR, from the coding sequence ATGCCCAGCCGCCAGCAAGTGCTGGATTTCATCGCCAATGCTGCCGACGAGGTGGGCAAGCGCGAGATTGCCAAGGCCTTTGGTCTGAAGGGTGCGGAAAAGATCGAGCTGAAGGCGCTGCTGAAAGACATGGCCGAGGAGGGCCTGATCGACGGCAAGCGTACCGCCTATCACCGCATGGGCGGCGTGCCCAAGGTCACCGTGCTGCGCGTGGTGGGCGTCGAGGATGGCCTGCCGATTGCGGTGCCCGACAAGTGGGAGGCCGATGAAGCCGGTGCTCCGCCGCGCCTGACTGTGGTGGAACAGCGCGTGGCGCAGAAGAAGGGACCGCAGATGCGCGGTGTGGGCGCGCTCAAGCCCGGCGACCGGATTTTGAGCCGCACCGAGGAAACGCCCGAAGGCTGGCTGGCCTTTCCGATGAAGAAACTGCCCAGTGATGCCGAGGCGATCATGGGCGTGGTCGAGATCGACGGCGCGGGCAAGGGCTGGCTGGCCCCCATCGACAAGCGCGAGCGCCATGCGGTGCAGATTTCGGATCTGGGCGGGGCGGTCGAGGGCCAGTTGGTGATGGCCGAACCGGCGGGCCGTTCGCCGCGGGCCGGGGTGCGCGTGGTGGCGGTGCTGGGCGATCCGCTGGCGCCCAAGAGCTTCAGCTTGATCGCCATTCACAAGCATGGCTTGCCGCATATATTCTCCAGCGAGGTAATTGCCGAGGCCGAACTTTCCGCCCGCCAACCGTTGAGCCAGGAGCAGCGCGAGGATCTGACGCATCTGCCCATCGTGGCCATCGACCCGGTGGACGCGCGCGACCATGACGATGCGATCTGGGCCGAACCCGATGGTGAGGGCGGATGGCGCGCCGTGGTGGCGATTGCCGACGTGTCCTTCTATGTCCGCCCCGGCGGCGCGCTGGACCGCGAGGCCCGCAAGCGCGGCAATTCGGTCTATTTCCCCGACCGCGTGGTGCCGATGCTGCCGGAGGTTTTGTCGGCTGATGTCTGCTCACTGAAAGCGGGCGCGCCGCGTGCGGCCATGGCCTGCCATCTGACGCTGGATGCGGAGGGGCGGATGACATCCTTCCGCTTTACCCGCGCGATTGTGCGGATTGCCGAGGTGATCGCCTATGAGGAGGCCCAGCGCCGGATCGACGCAGGCGAGGCCGAGGCCCATCTGGTCAATTTGTGGGGCGCATGGGGGGCCTTGACCAAGGCGCGGGTTGCGCGCGATCCGCTCGAACTCGATTTGCCCGAGCGCCGCGTGGTGCTGGACGAAATGGGCCGCGTGGCGCAGGTTGCGGTGCGCGAAAGGCTGGACGCGCATCGCGTGGTCGAGGACTTCATGATCGCGGCCAACGTCGCGGCGGCCAAGGCTCTGGAAAGCAAGACCGCGCCGGTGGTCTATCGCATCCACGAGCCGCCAAACCGCGAAAAGCTGATCGCTTTGAAGGACTACCTCGCCACGTTTGAGCGCAAGCTGTCGCTGGGGCAGGTGATTACGCCCGCCCTGTTCAACCGGATGCTGAAAGGCATTGATGATGAGGTCGAAAAGGCTCTCATCATGGAGGCGGTGCTGCGCAGCCAGACGCAGGCCTATTATGGCCCGCGCAATGCCGGGCACTTTGGGCTGGGGCTGGGGTCCTATGCCCATTTCACCTCGCCCATTCGGCGCTATTCGGATTTGCTTGTGCATCGCGCGCTGGTCGATGCGTTTCATCTGGAACAGCCTGCGCCCTCGGGCGATCTGCCCGCGCTATCAGGCCTGCATGGACGGGATCGTTCGGATCTGGCGCGGATCTGCGATGCGATTTCCACCGCCGAGCGCCGCGCCATGGTGGCCGAACGCGAGACGGTGGACCGCTATGTCGCGGCATGGCTGTCGATGCATGTCGGCGAAATGTTCGATTGCCGCATCACCGGTGTCCAGCGCTTCGGCCTGTTTGCCACGATCATCGGGCTGGGCGGCGATGGCTTGGTGCCGGTCTCGGTGCTGGGCGACGAACGCTTTCACCATGATGAAAAGGGCCAGCGGATGGTGGGCGAATCCACCGGCACGGTCTTTGCCATCGGCGACCGGGTCCGCCTGCGTCTGGCCGAGGCCAATGCTTTGACGGGCGCGTTGAAGTTTGAGCCGGAGGACGGGCAAGGCCGGATTGAAAAGCGCGGCAGCGTGCCTTTGCCCGACAAGGCCGGGTTGAAGCGGCGCGGCAGCCATCTGGTGGGACATCGCGGGCGACCCGCCAATATCCGCCATCAGGGCAAGCGGCGTTAA
- a CDS encoding M20/M25/M40 family metallo-hydrolase, whose translation MLRYTLLAAALLPAAALAQTAAPSPDRLRATVTSLVGFGTRHTLSSQDDPKRGIGAARKWAEDQFRAIGAQCGGCLSIELPERMVTSARIPSPARLVNVVAIQKGTERPDEVTIIQAHIDSRVSDVMNATADAPGANDDGSGVALVIEAARLMSQRKFPTTVVYAILSGEEQGLLGGRLLADVAAERGWKVKAVLNNDIVGNTRGSDGMVDDAHIRVFSEGPRANADAKLTAAQRREGGENDSPSRNLSRFIAGLSAKDLAVRQVWRADRVGRGGDHLPFEEKGFPAVRITVAVENYDHQHQDIRREGTTQYGDTIEFMDFPYLARVTALNIRAASAIAAAPIPPTVSQKIAVSPDTDLKWSPVPGAVSYAIWRRRTDAAGWEAKPFATTASTAMTFKGLRGDDWFLGVSAVGANGVQSPIASALPGGSYERSGL comes from the coding sequence ATGCTTCGTTATACGCTCCTCGCCGCCGCCCTGCTGCCCGCCGCCGCCTTGGCCCAAACTGCGGCGCCATCGCCAGATCGCCTGCGCGCCACGGTGACCTCGCTGGTGGGCTTTGGCACGCGCCATACGCTCTCCTCTCAGGATGATCCCAAACGCGGGATCGGCGCGGCGCGCAAATGGGCCGAGGACCAATTCCGCGCCATCGGGGCGCAATGCGGCGGCTGCCTCTCCATCGAACTGCCCGAACGCATGGTGACCAGCGCGCGCATCCCAAGCCCTGCGCGGCTGGTCAATGTTGTGGCCATTCAAAAGGGCACCGAGCGGCCTGATGAAGTGACCATCATTCAGGCCCATATCGACTCGCGCGTTTCGGATGTGATGAACGCCACCGCCGATGCGCCGGGGGCCAATGACGATGGTTCAGGCGTAGCGCTGGTGATCGAGGCGGCGCGTTTGATGTCTCAGCGCAAATTCCCCACCACCGTGGTTTACGCAATCCTGTCGGGCGAGGAGCAGGGTCTGCTGGGCGGCCGCCTGCTGGCCGATGTCGCGGCCGAGCGGGGGTGGAAGGTCAAGGCGGTGCTCAACAATGACATTGTCGGCAATACGCGCGGGTCGGACGGGATGGTGGATGACGCGCATATCCGCGTCTTTTCCGAAGGGCCGCGCGCCAATGCGGACGCAAAACTGACCGCCGCCCAGCGCCGCGAAGGGGGCGAGAATGATAGCCCCAGCCGCAACCTCTCGCGCTTTATCGCTGGCCTGTCCGCCAAAGATCTGGCCGTGCGGCAGGTGTGGCGCGCCGACCGGGTGGGACGCGGGGGCGATCATTTGCCCTTTGAGGAAAAGGGCTTTCCCGCCGTTCGCATCACCGTCGCGGTCGAAAATTATGATCATCAGCATCAGGACATCCGCCGCGAAGGGACTACCCAATATGGCGACACCATCGAGTTCATGGACTTTCCCTATCTCGCCCGCGTAACCGCCCTCAACATCCGCGCCGCCAGCGCCATTGCCGCCGCGCCCATACCGCCCACGGTTTCGCAAAAGATTGCCGTTTCCCCAGACACCGATCTCAAATGGAGCCCGGTGCCCGGCGCGGTGTCTTATGCCATCTGGCGCCGCCGGACGGACGCCGCCGGATGGGAGGCCAAGCCCTTTGCCACCACCGCCAGCACGGCGATGACCTTCAAGGGCCTGCGCGGCGATGACTGGTTCCTCGGCGTTTCGGCGGTGGGGGCCAATGGCGTGCAAAGCCCGATTGCCAGCGCGCTGCCGGGCGGGTCGTATGAGCGGTCAGGCTTGTAA